DNA from Arthrobacter sp. PvP023:
GATTCACTGGCTGTCCATGCTGGCCGGGCCGGCCTCACCGAACAAGGCGTGCATGCCGTGCCGATTGACCTCTCCACCACTGCGCCGCTTCCGTCGGTCCACGACGGCGGCCGGGCATATGAACAAATGGCCACCGGCGGGATGCCCCTGGAAGGCCAGAGCACCGTCTACCAGCGCCTGTGGAATCCCACGGTGGCCCGCTTCGAGGAGGGCGTGGCCGTCCTGGAGGGCGCACCCGAGGCGGTGGCCTTCGCCACCGGGATGGCTGCCCTTTCAGCCGTCCTGCTCGCCACTGTGGCTGCCGGCAGGAAGCACGTGGTGGCAGTCCGGCCGTTGTATGGCGGGAGCGACCACATCCTCGCCTCGGGCGTCCTGGGCACCGAAGTGACGTTCACGACGGCGGACGGTGTCCGCGAGGCCCTGCGTCCGGATACGGGACTGGTGATTGTGGAGACGCCCGCCAACCCCAGCCTGGAGCTTGTGGACATTGCGCAGCTTGCCCGTGACGCTGACGGCGTCCCGCTCCTGGTGGACAACACTTTCGCAAGTCCGGTGCTCCAACAGCCCCTGGTCCACGGCGCCACGCTCGTGTTGCACAGCGCCACCAAATTCCTCGGCGGGCACGGGGATGCGATGGGCGGTGTGGTTGCGGCTTCGGTGGAGTGGACCACCAGGCTCCGCCAGGTCCGTGCCGTGACAGGCGGAATCCTGACTCCCTGGCCGGCCTATCTGCTCCACCGCGGGCTGGCCACCCTGCCGGTGCGCGTCCGGGCACAGCAGGCAACCGCGCACAAGGTTGCCGCTGCCCTGGCCGGACACGGGCTCGTGAAAGCGGTCCACTACCCGGGGCTCCCGGAGTGCGACCCGCTGGGGCTGGTGGGGACGCAGATGTCCGGCCCCGGCTCGCTGCTGGCGTTTGAACTGGCCAGCGCCGAGCACGCAGAGCGCGTGCCGGCGGCGGTCCGGATGATCACCCACGCCGTGTCCCTGGGCGGTATCGATACCCTTATCCAGCACCCGGCCGGACTGACCCACCGGCCCGTTGCCTCCGAGGCCAGGCCGCGTGCCAGCCTGCTGCGATTGTCCGTGGGGCTGGAGGACGTCGCGGACGTTGTGGCGGACCTTCTGCAGGCAGTCGAAGGAACGCGCTAGCCGGCCGGATTCTCCTGCCCGGAGGCCTGTTGACCGGCGCCCGACGCAGGATGCACGACGGCGGTGATTACCGCCGTCGTGCATCCCAGTCCGATGACCGTCAGGGCGAGCGCCGTCCAGCCGAAGGACTGGAATACCAGGCCGCCTGCCCACCCGATTGCGCTGGAGCCAAGGTAATAGGCAAGGTTGTACAGCGAGGCGGCCTGAGCCCGGCCGGTGGTGGCGATCCCTCCGGTCCAGCCTGCCCCGATGCTGTGCGCCGCAAAAAATCCTCCGGTGAAAACCACTAGACCGGCCAGGATCAGGACCAGCAATTGCGTCAATGTCAGCGCCAGGCCAAGGACCATCAGCACGATTCCCGCCAGCAGGATGGTCCGCCGTCCGAACTTCTGCGTGAGCCCGCCGGCCAGCCTGGAGGTCACCGTCCCGGACAGGTATGCCACAAAAATGAGGCTGATCACGGTGGCCGGCAGCCCGAACGGATCACCGGACAGCCGGAAGCCGAGGTAGTTGTACACGGCCACGAAGCCGCCCATGAGCAGGAACGCCTGCACATAGAGGGCCAGCAGGCGGGGATTGCGCAGGTGGCTGGCCAGCATCCTTGCGGCCCCGCGGAATCCGCTGGCGTGTGCGGGTGTGAAGCCGCGGGCCTTGGGCACCAGGACCAGGAACAGGACGGCAGCAACGGCGGCCAGGACGGAGACGGCCAATGTGGCCGCCCGCCATCCCCACAGTTCAGCGACGGGGCCCGCAACCAGCCGTCCCGCAAGCCCGCCCAGCGTGGTTCCCGCGACGTAGCTTCCGGCCGCCATGGCGGCGTGCGCCTTGTGGACTTCCTCATTCAGGTAGGCAATGGCGATTGCCGGGATTCCGCCGAGCGCCATGCCCTCAAGCAAGCGGAGCCCCAGGAGCATGGGAAAGGTGGCGGCCAGGGGAACCAGCAGGCCCAGGACGGTCGCGGCCGTGATGCCCAGGGTCATCGCCCGCACCCGGCCGATCCGGTCAGCCAGGAAGGACCACGGGATGACAGTGACGGCCAGCCCCACCGTCGCCAGCGAGATCGTCAGCGCGGCTTCGGCGGCCGTGATCTGCAGGTCCGCGGCCATGATCGGCAGCACGGCCTGGGTGGAGTAAAGCTGCGCGAATGTCGCCACCCCGGCGAAAGCCAGCCCCGCGAGCAGTCTTCCGTAGGCGGCCGAGCCCTTGGGATGGCCTGCCCACGGGCCGGGTTGGGGGGTGTCCTGCGTTGCCGTCATGTGCACCAAGCCAGCGTAGATCGCCGGATGGCATGCTTCCAATGCATGATTTACATAGAACAAATGCTGAAAACGGATCAATCTCAAGGAGGCCACGATGGACATTGAACACAAACAGCTGGCGCAGTTGCTGCCGTTACTTCCCGTCCTGTCCGAACTTGGCCGGACGCAGCACGTGACGGAAACGGCGGAACTGCTGGGCATGCCCCAGTCCACCGTCAGCCGGGCGCTCGCCCGCGCCAGTGCCGTGGTGGGCACTGAACTCCTGATCCGGGACGGCAGGGGAGTGCGGCTGACGCCGGCAG
Protein-coding regions in this window:
- a CDS encoding PLP-dependent aspartate aminotransferase family protein, yielding MLSPDSLAVHAGRAGLTEQGVHAVPIDLSTTAPLPSVHDGGRAYEQMATGGMPLEGQSTVYQRLWNPTVARFEEGVAVLEGAPEAVAFATGMAALSAVLLATVAAGRKHVVAVRPLYGGSDHILASGVLGTEVTFTTADGVREALRPDTGLVIVETPANPSLELVDIAQLARDADGVPLLVDNTFASPVLQQPLVHGATLVLHSATKFLGGHGDAMGGVVAASVEWTTRLRQVRAVTGGILTPWPAYLLHRGLATLPVRVRAQQATAHKVAAALAGHGLVKAVHYPGLPECDPLGLVGTQMSGPGSLLAFELASAEHAERVPAAVRMITHAVSLGGIDTLIQHPAGLTHRPVASEARPRASLLRLSVGLEDVADVVADLLQAVEGTR
- a CDS encoding MFS transporter translates to MTATQDTPQPGPWAGHPKGSAAYGRLLAGLAFAGVATFAQLYSTQAVLPIMAADLQITAAEAALTISLATVGLAVTVIPWSFLADRIGRVRAMTLGITAATVLGLLVPLAATFPMLLGLRLLEGMALGGIPAIAIAYLNEEVHKAHAAMAAGSYVAGTTLGGLAGRLVAGPVAELWGWRAATLAVSVLAAVAAVLFLVLVPKARGFTPAHASGFRGAARMLASHLRNPRLLALYVQAFLLMGGFVAVYNYLGFRLSGDPFGLPATVISLIFVAYLSGTVTSRLAGGLTQKFGRRTILLAGIVLMVLGLALTLTQLLVLILAGLVVFTGGFFAAHSIGAGWTGGIATTGRAQAASLYNLAYYLGSSAIGWAGGLVFQSFGWTALALTVIGLGCTTAVITAVVHPASGAGQQASGQENPAG